A stretch of Aeromicrobium tamlense DNA encodes these proteins:
- a CDS encoding ROK family transcriptional regulator, whose product MATFDEGISETLSLLRRKGGMTRAEIVAETGLSRSGVNLRIDALLEGRLVTGSAREVATKGRPAEVFSFNSERGKLLAADVGATKFRAGLCNLGGDVESEIERPSDVTAGPEVLLASILECFESFLRDTGTDADEILGIGLSLPAPVKRGSGMSVNPPIMPLWNRFDVPAWFHERFASSPVFLEKDANAMAYGEARFSHPEADDLLLVKIGTGIGSGLIREGSLYRGADGAAGDLGHIPMTLPGDDEGPLCKCGNHGCLEARAGGWAILRDLQETGSTATSQDDLIAALASGDPTAVQLARRAGQVIGTAVATAVNLLNPRVVVLAGHLVAAGGDHLLPAIRERVYSRSLPLATSELSIVASSLHPREGLVGLAHLVSDGILEPAEIGRLVDRGGSA is encoded by the coding sequence ATGGCCACCTTCGATGAGGGGATCAGCGAGACGCTGTCCCTGCTGCGACGCAAGGGCGGCATGACCCGCGCGGAGATCGTGGCCGAGACCGGCCTGTCCCGCAGCGGGGTCAACCTGCGGATCGACGCGCTCCTGGAGGGGCGCCTGGTCACCGGCTCGGCGCGTGAGGTGGCCACGAAGGGCCGGCCCGCCGAGGTCTTCTCCTTCAACAGCGAGCGCGGCAAGCTGCTCGCCGCCGACGTCGGCGCCACGAAGTTCCGCGCCGGCCTGTGCAACCTCGGCGGCGACGTCGAGTCCGAGATCGAGCGGCCGTCCGACGTCACGGCGGGGCCCGAGGTGCTGCTCGCCTCGATCCTCGAGTGCTTCGAGTCCTTCCTGCGCGACACCGGCACCGACGCCGACGAGATCCTCGGCATCGGCCTGAGCCTGCCCGCGCCGGTCAAGCGCGGCTCCGGCATGTCGGTGAACCCGCCGATCATGCCGCTGTGGAACCGCTTCGACGTCCCGGCCTGGTTCCACGAGCGCTTCGCCTCCTCCCCCGTCTTCCTCGAGAAGGACGCGAACGCGATGGCGTACGGGGAGGCGCGCTTCTCCCACCCCGAGGCCGACGACCTGCTGCTCGTGAAGATCGGCACCGGCATCGGCAGCGGCCTCATCCGCGAGGGCAGCCTCTACCGCGGCGCTGACGGGGCCGCCGGCGACCTCGGACACATCCCGATGACCCTGCCGGGCGACGACGAGGGCCCGCTGTGCAAGTGCGGCAACCACGGCTGCCTCGAGGCCCGCGCCGGCGGCTGGGCGATCCTGCGCGACCTGCAGGAGACCGGCTCCACGGCGACGTCCCAGGACGACCTCATCGCGGCACTCGCCTCCGGCGACCCCACCGCGGTCCAGCTGGCGCGCCGGGCCGGCCAGGTGATCGGCACCGCCGTCGCCACCGCCGTCAACCTGCTCAACCCCCGCGTGGTCGTGCTGGCCGGACACCTCGTCGCGGCCGGGGGCGACCACCTGCTGCCGGCGATCCGCGAGCGCGTGTACAGCCGGTCCCTGCCGCTGGCCACCTCCGAGCTCTCCATCGTCGCCAGCAGCCTGCACCCGCGGGAAGGGCTGGTGGGGCTGGCGCACCTGGTGAGCGACGGAATACTCGAGCCGGCCGAGATCGGACGGCTGGTCGACCGCGGCGGCTCCGCCTGA
- a CDS encoding ROK family transcriptional regulator, with the protein MSGHGGVLALFRAHGPLTRAQVVELSGLSRATATHRLEGLVRSGLIHAREDDRTTGGRPAGVFDLAETRGALLVADIGSSHARYGIADLTGRVLTALDEDIAIDDGPDVVLAGVARAFEQLEVEATSPVLGVAIGVPGPVDQRTGRLVSPPTMRGWDGADVAARLGPLVNAPIVVDKDANLVALGVHRALRADAVPGADDLLVVKVGMGIGAGIISRGSVLHGARGGAGDLGHIPHDDGPRCRCGQRGCAEASAGAWAIAARLRELGHPVRTSADVVALATNGDRDATSALRAAGRRIGDVVVEAVGVLNPAMVVVGGDLAESGDLLVDGVRERVFERSHPLATTDLSVIASPLGADAGLLGAAQMAADAALAPERVDALVDA; encoded by the coding sequence GTGTCCGGTCATGGTGGGGTCCTGGCACTGTTCCGCGCCCACGGGCCCCTGACCCGCGCACAGGTCGTCGAGCTGTCCGGCCTCTCGCGCGCCACGGCCACGCACCGACTGGAGGGCCTCGTGCGCTCCGGACTGATCCACGCGCGGGAGGACGACCGCACCACGGGCGGCCGCCCCGCCGGCGTCTTCGACCTCGCCGAGACCCGCGGCGCGCTGCTCGTCGCCGACATCGGCAGCAGCCACGCGCGCTACGGCATCGCCGACCTGACGGGCCGCGTCCTCACTGCACTCGACGAGGACATCGCGATCGACGACGGCCCCGACGTGGTCCTGGCCGGTGTCGCGCGCGCCTTCGAGCAGCTCGAGGTCGAGGCCACCTCCCCCGTGCTGGGCGTCGCGATCGGCGTGCCCGGGCCCGTCGACCAGCGCACCGGGCGGCTCGTGAGCCCGCCGACGATGCGCGGCTGGGACGGCGCCGACGTGGCCGCGCGCCTCGGTCCGCTCGTCAACGCGCCGATCGTGGTCGACAAGGACGCCAACCTCGTCGCGCTCGGCGTCCACCGCGCCCTGCGGGCCGACGCCGTGCCCGGCGCGGACGACCTGCTCGTCGTGAAGGTGGGCATGGGCATCGGTGCCGGCATCATCTCGCGCGGCAGCGTGCTGCACGGCGCGCGCGGCGGCGCCGGCGACCTCGGGCACATCCCCCACGACGACGGGCCCCGCTGCCGCTGCGGACAGCGCGGCTGCGCCGAGGCCTCGGCGGGGGCCTGGGCCATCGCGGCCCGCCTGCGCGAGCTCGGGCACCCGGTCCGCACGTCGGCCGACGTCGTGGCCCTGGCCACGAACGGCGACCGGGATGCCACCTCGGCCCTGCGCGCCGCGGGACGGCGGATCGGCGACGTCGTCGTCGAGGCCGTCGGGGTGCTCAACCCGGCGATGGTCGTGGTCGGCGGCGACCTCGCGGAGTCCGGTGACCTGCTGGTCGACGGTGTTCGCGAGCGCGTCTTCGAGCGCTCGCACCCGCTCGCGACGACCGACCTCAGCGTGATCGCGTCGCCCCTCGGCGCGGACGCGGGCCTGCTCGGCGCGGCCCAGATGGCGGCCGACGCGGCACTGGCGCCCGAGCGCGTGGACGCGCTCGTCGACGCCTGA
- the tkt gene encoding transketolase: MAPTENTSPTGWRDPLDLEAVRHARVLPLDVVQAKGNGHAGTAVSLTPALYVLFQEYLRHDPAHPDWEGRDRFVLSAGHTSLSLYLQHYLSGYGLELDDLKKARALGSLTPGHPEWGHTPGVETTTGPLGQGVGNAVGLAMSARRVHALLEPETTPDEGLFRYRTWCVAGDGCLSEGVSQEASSLAGTLGLDGLILVWDDNRISIEGDTAIAFTEDVVARYRAYGWAIVEIEDAEDPDAIRAGFDAAVAVTGQPVFVRLRTRIGHPMPTVGGTAGAHSGAPGDAEVAATKEALGLDPEQFFAMPAEALAHARRVRERGAAAREDWQTRYDAWRSADPERAALHDRMRERDVTPAAREKLSALRAEPQKVATRIASGAVLNTVAAELPWLWGGSADLAETNNVVISGARSFTPTDYAGDEWPGGPDGSLVHFGIREHAMGAVLNGIALAGYSHPFGATFFVFSDYMRPSVRLAALMGLPVTYVWTHDSVGVGEDGPTHQPVEHLWSHRAIPGLDVVRPADWTETVDAWTRILTADRPTALVLSRQGVPVVSADVPAGEGAHRGAYVLADADATPDLIIVATGSEVGLAMQARDLLTAEGIGVRVVSAPCLEWFEEQDLAYRESVLPRAIAARVSVEAGTGTGWHRYVGTHGEIVSVEEFGASGAGDLVLAERGITVDAVVAAARRSLDATRPEQNPLSEGTNR; encoded by the coding sequence GTGGCCCCTACCGAGAACACCTCCCCGACCGGCTGGCGCGACCCCCTCGACCTCGAGGCGGTGCGGCACGCACGTGTCCTGCCCCTCGACGTGGTCCAGGCGAAGGGCAACGGGCACGCCGGCACCGCCGTCAGCCTGACCCCCGCCCTGTACGTCCTGTTCCAGGAGTACCTGCGTCACGATCCCGCCCACCCCGACTGGGAGGGCCGTGACCGGTTCGTCCTGTCGGCCGGGCACACCAGCCTCTCGCTGTACCTGCAGCACTACCTCAGCGGCTACGGCCTCGAGCTCGACGACCTGAAGAAGGCCCGCGCGCTCGGCAGCCTCACCCCCGGGCACCCCGAGTGGGGTCACACGCCCGGCGTCGAGACCACCACCGGTCCGCTGGGCCAGGGCGTCGGCAACGCGGTCGGCCTGGCGATGTCGGCCCGCCGCGTGCACGCGCTGCTCGAGCCCGAGACCACCCCCGACGAGGGCCTGTTCCGCTACCGCACGTGGTGCGTCGCGGGCGACGGATGCCTGTCCGAGGGCGTCTCGCAGGAGGCCTCCTCCCTCGCCGGCACGCTCGGCCTGGACGGGCTGATCCTCGTCTGGGACGACAACCGCATCTCCATCGAGGGCGACACCGCCATCGCGTTCACCGAGGACGTCGTCGCTCGCTACCGCGCCTACGGCTGGGCGATCGTGGAGATCGAGGACGCCGAGGACCCGGACGCGATCCGCGCCGGCTTCGACGCGGCGGTCGCCGTGACCGGCCAGCCCGTCTTCGTCCGCCTGCGCACCCGCATCGGCCACCCGATGCCCACCGTCGGCGGCACCGCCGGCGCCCACTCCGGCGCGCCCGGCGACGCCGAGGTGGCCGCCACCAAGGAGGCGCTGGGCCTGGATCCCGAGCAGTTCTTCGCGATGCCCGCCGAGGCCCTCGCCCACGCCCGCCGCGTGCGTGAGCGCGGCGCGGCCGCCCGGGAGGACTGGCAGACGCGGTACGACGCGTGGCGCAGCGCCGACCCCGAGCGCGCGGCCCTGCACGACCGCATGCGCGAGCGCGACGTCACCCCCGCCGCCCGCGAGAAGCTCTCCGCCCTGCGCGCCGAGCCGCAGAAGGTGGCCACCCGCATCGCCAGCGGCGCGGTCCTCAACACGGTGGCGGCCGAGCTGCCGTGGCTGTGGGGCGGCTCCGCCGACCTCGCCGAGACCAACAACGTGGTGATCTCCGGCGCCCGCAGCTTCACGCCCACCGACTACGCGGGCGACGAGTGGCCCGGCGGCCCCGACGGCAGCCTCGTCCACTTCGGCATCCGCGAGCACGCCATGGGCGCGGTCCTCAACGGCATCGCGCTCGCCGGGTACTCGCACCCGTTCGGCGCCACGTTCTTCGTCTTCTCCGACTACATGCGCCCGTCGGTGCGCCTGGCCGCGCTCATGGGCCTGCCCGTCACCTACGTCTGGACGCACGACTCGGTCGGCGTGGGCGAGGACGGGCCGACGCACCAGCCGGTCGAGCATCTCTGGTCGCACCGCGCCATCCCCGGCCTCGACGTCGTCCGCCCGGCCGACTGGACCGAGACCGTGGACGCGTGGACGCGGATCCTCACCGCCGACCGCCCGACCGCCCTCGTGCTGAGCCGCCAGGGCGTGCCGGTCGTGAGCGCGGACGTGCCGGCCGGCGAGGGCGCCCACCGCGGTGCCTACGTGCTGGCCGACGCCGACGCCACGCCCGACCTCATCATCGTCGCCACCGGCTCCGAGGTGGGCCTGGCGATGCAGGCGCGCGACCTCCTCACCGCGGAGGGCATCGGCGTCCGTGTCGTCTCGGCCCCGTGCCTCGAGTGGTTCGAGGAGCAGGACCTCGCCTACCGCGAGTCGGTCCTCCCCCGCGCCATCGCCGCACGAGTCAGCGTGGAGGCCGGAACCGGCACCGGTTGGCATCGCTACGTGGGCACCCACGGTGAGATAGTGAGTGTCGAGGAGTTCGGTGCCAGCGGAGCCGGCGATCTCGTGCTCGCCGAGCGCGGCATCACCGTCGACGCCGTCGTCGCAGCGGCCCGCCGCAGCCTCGACGCCACGCGACCCGAACAGAACCCGCTCTCCGAAGGGACCAACCGATGA
- the deoC gene encoding deoxyribose-phosphate aldolase has translation MSTSLKAGLDRLPGVDQVGLEARAAQLGTRSIKTTSKQWAIDLAISMVDLTTLEGADTPGKVRALATKALRPDPTDPSCPAAAAVCVYPDMVPFVREVVGDRLHVAAVATAFPSGRAPIEVKLADTAAAVAAGADEIDMVIDRGAFLSGDLEKVHEQIVAVKEASGSAHLKVILETGELQTYDNIRRASWLAMDAGADFIKTSTGKVQPAATLPTTLLMLEAVRDYRIATGRQVGVKPAGGIRTSKDAIKYLVVVNEVAGEDWLDPDWFRFGASSLLNDLLMQRQKMLTGRYSGPDYVTLD, from the coding sequence ATGAGCACCAGCCTGAAGGCGGGACTCGACCGCCTCCCGGGCGTCGACCAGGTCGGCCTCGAGGCACGGGCCGCCCAGCTGGGCACGCGCTCGATCAAGACGACGTCCAAGCAGTGGGCGATCGACCTCGCCATCTCGATGGTCGACCTCACCACGCTCGAGGGTGCGGACACCCCCGGCAAGGTGCGGGCGCTGGCCACCAAGGCGCTGCGCCCCGACCCCACCGATCCCTCGTGCCCCGCTGCCGCGGCCGTCTGCGTCTACCCCGACATGGTCCCGTTCGTGCGCGAGGTCGTCGGCGACCGCCTGCACGTCGCGGCCGTCGCCACCGCGTTCCCGTCGGGCCGCGCGCCGATCGAGGTCAAGCTGGCCGACACCGCCGCCGCCGTGGCCGCGGGCGCCGACGAGATCGACATGGTCATCGACCGTGGCGCGTTCCTGTCGGGCGACCTCGAGAAGGTCCACGAGCAGATCGTGGCCGTCAAGGAGGCCTCCGGCAGCGCCCACCTCAAGGTGATCCTCGAGACCGGCGAGCTGCAGACCTACGACAACATCCGCCGCGCCTCCTGGCTGGCGATGGACGCCGGCGCGGACTTCATCAAGACCAGCACCGGCAAGGTGCAGCCCGCCGCGACGCTGCCGACCACGCTGCTCATGCTCGAGGCCGTGCGCGACTACCGCATCGCCACCGGCCGCCAGGTGGGCGTCAAGCCCGCGGGCGGCATCCGCACCTCGAAGGACGCGATCAAGTACCTGGTCGTCGTCAACGAGGTCGCGGGCGAGGACTGGCTGGACCCCGACTGGTTCCGGTTCGGCGCCTCGTCGCTGCTCAACGACCTGCTCATGCAGCGCCAGAAGATGCTCACCGGCCGCTACTCCGGCCCCGACTACGTGACCCTGGACTGA